Sequence from the Acidobacteriota bacterium genome:
AGGCCATGCCCCGCGTGCGACCGGGTGACCGGACGCGGGGCGGCCTGACCACGGTGGCCGTGTGGGCCGGCGGGGACGTCGCGTGAGCCTCGCGCCCCCGAAACGGCCGATTCGCGGCCGCTTGCGTGGTGTGGCCGGCTATCTGCCCGGCGCTCTGACCCTGGGCAACGTGTTGGCGGGATACCTGGCGATCCTGCTGGCTTCCCAGGGACGGCTGCTGACCGCGGCGATCCTGATCTTTGCCGCCGCCGTGCTGGACGGCCTCGACGGCCGAGTGGCTCGCTTGACGGGGACCACCAGCGACTTCGGCGAAGAACTCGATTCCCTGGCGGATGCGGTCTCCTTTGCGGTGGCGCCGTCGATCATCGCCTTCCACTTCGCCCTGGCGGATCTGGGCCGGGTGGGGTGGGGGGCCTGTTTCCTCTACGCTGCTTGCGGCGTGATCCGCCTGGCGCGTTTCAACGCGGCGGCGGGTGAGCACAAGGACTTCATCGGCGTACCCAGTCCCACCGCGGCGGCCGCGGTGGCCTGTCCCGCCCTGTTCACCGGTGGAGAGACGCTCGCATCCTTCCTCGTGCCGGGCTACCTGTTGCTGGTCGTCGTCATCGGCTTGCTGATGATCTCGCCGGTGCGCTACTTCTCCCCCAAGAATCTGCGTTTCGGCCCGCGGCCCTACCGGGCCCTGGCTCTCTGGGCGGCGATTCTCGCCGGGTTGATCATGCGTTACGAGTGGGTCGTGCCCGGGCTGATCCTTCTCTACCTGCTTTCGCCCCTCTTCCGGCCGTGGTTCGGTCGGCGTCGCAAGCGCGCCTCGGTCCCGCGATCCTCCGCGCCGTCCTCCTCTTCCAGGGACAAAGCCGAATGAAATTCCGGCCGGGGTCGCGTGGTCTTGCCCCTGCGGTGGCGCTGAAGCTAGGATGCCCCTCCTCGCCTCAAGGGAGTCGTCGATGAGAGCCTTGGATTCGTTTTCCCTCGATCAGTGGGAGCCCCGCCCCTGGCTCCGTCGACTCCTGCCCGTTCTGTTGGCTGTCCTGGTGCCGGTGCTTGCGGGTCATGCCCAGGTGGATGACGGTCTGGATCTCGACAATCCCTTCGACCGGGAGAAGGGCGCCGCTGTGGTCCATGCCCTCGAAGAGCGCTCCCGGATCCTGGGCCGGCTGCTCGTGGACTTCTCGCGGGAGTATCGCCGGGTGGCCGTCGAGCGGGCAGCGGTGGCCCGGGAGTTGATCGAAACCCAGGCGGAGATGGATCGTCAGGTGATTCGGGTGCGGGACCTGACCTTCGAGCAGCTCGAGGCTCTGCGCGACCAGATCGTCGAGGTCCGCCAGCGCTACGACAAGCTGGAAGTCGACTCGCGGCGCCTGCTCGACGGCCTGCGCCTGCTCTTGCTCGAGCGTGACGCCCTGGACCAGCGCATCGCGGAGATCCGTGCCGAGACGCCGGGCTTCGAAGAGATCCTGTCCGGCGTCTGGGAGGTCACCTGGCTTCCGGCGGGGACCACGGGCACTTTCTATCTCGACCAGTCGGGCACTCTCGTCACGGGGCAGTACCGGCTGGGCGCCAGGCGCTCCGGTTCTCTGCGAGGGACCTTCGTGGGCAACAAGATCCAGCTCGAACGGGTCGATGCGGAACGTGGCCGCGATGCGGAACTCGAGGGTTTCCTCGACGAGGAAGGCGGCGTGATCCGCGGCACCTGGCAGTCCTTCGAAATGGTTCAGGGGGGGCTGCCCCACGGACAGTGGGTCGCCCGAAGGGTCCGGTGAGCGTGGCCGCTTCGGCCGCCCGCGCCGCCAGGACGCGATCCGTCTATGCGCCCTTCGTGGCCGGGCGTTTCCTGCGTACGCGTCGCCAGGGCTTCGTCTCGCTGATCGGGCTGCTGTCGGCACTGGGTTTCATGGTCGGGGTGGCCTCCCTGATCGTGGCCCTGGCGCTGATCACCGGTTTTCAGGAAGCGATGATCAGTCGAATACTGGCGGCCAACGCCCAGCTCCTGGTCTTTCCGGCTCCGGGGAGGGGGGCGATCGAAAATGCCGGGCAGGTGATCACCGAGCTGAAGGCGGTGC
This genomic interval carries:
- the pssA gene encoding CDP-diacylglycerol--serine O-phosphatidyltransferase codes for the protein MSLAPPKRPIRGRLRGVAGYLPGALTLGNVLAGYLAILLASQGRLLTAAILIFAAAVLDGLDGRVARLTGTTSDFGEELDSLADAVSFAVAPSIIAFHFALADLGRVGWGACFLYAACGVIRLARFNAAAGEHKDFIGVPSPTAAAAVACPALFTGGETLASFLVPGYLLLVVVIGLLMISPVRYFSPKNLRFGPRPYRALALWAAILAGLIMRYEWVVPGLILLYLLSPLFRPWFGRRRKRASVPRSSAPSSSSRDKAE